One stretch of Clostridium sp. Marseille-P299 DNA includes these proteins:
- a CDS encoding AzlC family ABC transporter permease has protein sequence MTRREQYKIAIKDAFPYTIPVFVGFIVLGTAYGVLMSSKGYAPIFAILMSLIAFCGSMQYVSITLLVSTFNPVYALFLSFLVNARHLFYGLSMLQKYKGMKKAKPFLIFTLCDETFSVVCNATPKEGTNKTMFYVFVSLLNYLYWVIGTAFGAFIGSFIKFETAGLDFALTALFVVIFVEQWKSQKNHIPAIIGVVCSIVSLLIVGQTFFILVAMVLILVITIAFRNQIDHGIGEGGCDECSNDK, from the coding sequence ATGACGCGTCGTGAACAGTATAAAATTGCTATCAAGGATGCATTTCCATATACAATACCAGTATTTGTTGGGTTTATTGTTCTTGGAACTGCTTATGGGGTATTAATGTCTAGTAAAGGATATGCTCCTATTTTTGCTATTTTAATGAGTTTGATAGCATTTTGTGGCAGCATGCAGTATGTTTCCATAACACTGTTAGTATCCACATTTAATCCGGTATATGCTTTGTTTTTATCCTTTTTAGTGAATGCAAGACATTTATTTTATGGATTATCTATGTTGCAAAAATATAAAGGTATGAAAAAGGCCAAACCTTTTTTGATATTTACATTATGTGATGAAACCTTTTCCGTTGTATGCAATGCAACGCCAAAAGAAGGAACAAATAAAACTATGTTTTATGTTTTTGTATCCTTACTAAATTATTTGTATTGGGTCATTGGTACAGCATTTGGAGCCTTTATTGGTTCATTTATAAAGTTTGAGACTGCAGGACTTGATTTTGCCCTAACTGCCTTGTTTGTTGTTATCTTTGTAGAACAATGGAAGTCGCAGAAAAATCATATTCCAGCCATTATCGGTGTAGTATGTTCTATTGTTTCGTTATTGATTGTTGGACAAACTTTTTTTATATTAGTAGCAATGGTACTCATTTTAGTAATTACGATTGCTTTTCGAAATCAAATTGATCATGGAATAGGAGAGGGCGGTTGTGATGAGTGCAGTAATGACAAATAA
- a CDS encoding Bax inhibitor-1/YccA family protein, producing the protein MDNNIGKYDQYASPNRIDAMETSLVMSKTFIFMFIGLFVSAISAFIVYDTGFTEFLSNQSMFVLLIVELGVVFAATRVLEKKKVGLAGALFLLYAVINGATLSTIFLVYEIGSIFSVFVIAAIVFGLMAVYGYVTKSDLTSVGSIGMMGLIGVIVLSVINIFMKSSGLDFMISIVGLAIFIGLTAYDMQKIKEMSKTNIGMSTTAIALFGALELYLDFINIFLRLLRLFGRDD; encoded by the coding sequence ATGGATAATAACATCGGGAAATACGATCAATATGCATCACCTAATAGAATAGATGCTATGGAAACAAGTTTGGTTATGTCAAAAACATTTATATTTATGTTTATCGGGTTATTTGTTTCTGCTATTTCTGCATTTATTGTTTATGACACAGGTTTCACTGAATTCTTAAGCAACCAGTCGATGTTTGTTTTATTGATAGTTGAATTAGGAGTTGTATTTGCAGCTACTAGGGTACTTGAGAAAAAGAAAGTTGGTCTTGCAGGCGCATTATTTTTACTGTATGCAGTAATCAATGGTGCTACTCTATCTACAATATTTTTAGTATATGAAATAGGATCAATTTTTTCTGTATTTGTAATAGCAGCGATTGTATTTGGCTTAATGGCAGTTTATGGGTATGTAACAAAAAGTGATTTAACAAGTGTTGGATCCATTGGAATGATGGGTTTAATAGGGGTTATTGTACTTAGTGTTATTAATATCTTTATGAAGAGTTCAGGTCTTGATTTTATGATATCTATCGTTGGATTGGCTATATTTATTGGGCTTACAGCTTATGATATGCAAAAGATAAAAGAGATGTCTAAGACTAATATCGGTATGTCAACTACGGCAATTGCTTTGTTTGGAGCTCTTGAGTTATATCTAGATTTTATTAATATCTTTTTACGATTACTTCGTTTGTTTGGAAGAGATGACTAA
- a CDS encoding branched-chain amino acid transporter permease: MSAVMTNNMVFSTSQTLIIILMVAIGAMLTRFLPFLIFGRREHTPKIIDYLGKTLPYATSGMLVVYCLKGIKFNSTPYGIPEIIAVLFIIFIHSKKRNTLLSIGLGTLVYMVLIRIM; the protein is encoded by the coding sequence ATGAGTGCAGTAATGACAAATAATATGGTTTTTTCAACCTCACAGACATTAATTATTATTCTTATGGTTGCTATAGGAGCTATGCTAACAAGGTTTTTACCATTTCTTATTTTTGGCCGGAGAGAACATACTCCAAAGATTATTGATTATCTTGGAAAAACTCTTCCCTATGCGACTAGTGGGATGCTTGTGGTATATTGTTTAAAGGGTATAAAATTTAATAGTACTCCTTATGGTATTCCTGAAATTATAGCGGTGCTTTTTATAATATTTATACATAGCAAGAAGCGAAATACATTATTAAGTATTGGACTTGGAACGTTAGTCTACATGGTATTGATTCGTATTATGTAA
- a CDS encoding MATE family efflux transporter, whose protein sequence is MGGRKVENDLGKDSVKRLVLRLAIPSMLAQFVSVLYSIVDRMYIGHMKEIGETALAGVGVTGPIVNLIASFAFWIGIGGAPLLSIRMGEKDEEGAKKILANCFIGIISIGIVLTIITLLLKNKMIMWFGASEETFVYAENYMSVYVLGTVFAFIAAGMNQFIICQGFAKIGMYSVIIGAVANIILDPIFIFAFGLGVKGAAIATVLSQALSALFILYILFGNRVPIKITFGGYSVKVLKQVLILGLAPFIILASDNVLIIVLNMVLQKYGGVQNGDMLVTCATIVQSFMLIITMPLGGITGGTQAILGYNYGAKQIDRIKQAQRYIALIAVIFTSVMMVIANTIPDIFVQMFTNNVEYMKYCRWAIKVYTLGIIPLALQYTIVDGFTGMGIVKMSLPLSLSRKFLFFVCVLVFPAVFGVDSAFYTEPVVDIVAGIVSTSIYLLFINRILNQRKIA, encoded by the coding sequence ATGGGCGGAAGAAAAGTTGAGAATGACTTAGGAAAAGATTCTGTAAAACGTCTGGTACTTCGGTTAGCAATACCATCGATGCTAGCGCAATTTGTAAGTGTGCTTTATAGTATTGTTGACCGAATGTATATTGGACACATGAAAGAAATAGGGGAAACAGCTTTAGCTGGTGTAGGAGTCACTGGGCCAATCGTAAATTTAATTGCATCATTTGCATTTTGGATTGGCATTGGAGGGGCTCCTTTATTAAGCATAAGAATGGGCGAAAAAGATGAAGAAGGGGCAAAAAAGATTTTAGCGAACTGCTTTATCGGAATTATTTCTATTGGTATCGTACTAACAATTATCACTTTGCTATTAAAAAATAAAATGATTATGTGGTTTGGAGCAAGTGAGGAAACATTTGTTTACGCGGAAAATTATATGAGCGTCTATGTATTAGGTACTGTTTTTGCATTCATTGCCGCAGGAATGAACCAATTTATTATATGTCAAGGCTTTGCGAAAATAGGAATGTATTCTGTAATTATTGGCGCAGTGGCTAATATTATATTAGACCCAATTTTTATTTTTGCGTTTGGACTAGGAGTAAAAGGAGCTGCAATTGCAACTGTACTTTCACAAGCGCTATCGGCACTCTTTATTCTATATATATTATTTGGTAATCGCGTTCCAATTAAAATAACCTTTGGAGGCTATTCTGTTAAGGTCTTAAAACAAGTGCTTATACTGGGACTTGCACCATTTATAATTCTAGCCTCTGATAATGTATTAATCATTGTTTTGAATATGGTTTTACAAAAATATGGCGGTGTCCAAAATGGGGACATGCTTGTTACATGTGCTACAATTGTACAAAGCTTTATGTTAATTATTACAATGCCTCTTGGAGGAATTACAGGTGGAACCCAAGCTATTTTAGGCTATAACTATGGTGCAAAGCAAATTGATAGAATTAAACAAGCACAGCGTTATATCGCCTTAATTGCAGTCATCTTTACAAGTGTTATGATGGTAATAGCAAATACCATCCCAGATATATTTGTTCAAATGTTTACGAACAATGTTGAGTATATGAAATACTGTAGATGGGCAATTAAAGTATATACCCTTGGAATTATTCCACTTGCCTTACAGTATACAATCGTTGATGGGTTTACAGGTATGGGAATTGTTAAAATGTCCTTACCATTATCATTATCCCGTAAATTTCTTTTCTTTGTATGCGTACTTGTATTCCCGGCAGTCTTTGGTGTTGATTCAGCCTTTTATACAGAACCAGTGGTAGATATTGTAGCGGGTATTGTATCTACAAGCATTTATTTGCTATTTATTAATCGTATTTTGAATCAACGAAAAATTGCATAG